The Diceros bicornis minor isolate mBicDic1 chromosome 31, mDicBic1.mat.cur, whole genome shotgun sequence genomic sequence GTTCCAAGTCAATACaatcaaagaaatcaaagtgTAGTCTGACCAAGAGAAGCATCTCTGATTTTGTTAGTTCTCCAAATGATGCGTTACACTGTAAGAAATCAGTCATGAGATAAAGCTGTATATCAATGTCAAAATGTAGACAATTATCAACTCACCACATTTGAGAAGATTTGAGcattacaatattttttttcaaattgaagtGAAAAGATTTCTCTATTTCAATTTTTATCTCAATTTGCTCCTGATTTCCtgcacaaataaaataataaaatttaaagaataaaatctacTGCTAAATATTCCCTTGAAATAAAAGTTTCTTGTAAGATTGTAGAGCTAATCTTAGGATTGCAGAACCCTCATTTCCTGAGGCCTTAATGTGGAGATTTcttgttttacataaaaatagtggaagattTGACCTTTCTTTAAACAGAATGTCAGTTTTTAGTTTGAagaaaatttgtcctaaagtgatTCTGCATGTATGcatttaagtattttctaatatacTTTAATATATAATAACATTGTAATAATCATAAGATTTACAAAAACTGTTCTTCAACAAGAAACAGGACTAGCTCTGTAGTAACTGAATGGGCAGGCAAAACGTAGTGAATTAGCATTTTTAGACTTGGAAGGGCAAGTACCCATACTTTTCAATATGGGATCACTTGATCAGAAGTCCGTACATAAGAAGTTGATGTTCATTTATTTGTACAGTAATGAATAAGATTAGAGGATCCAGACTTCACCTAAGTGTATAATACCAACTCAAAGAAGACTTTTACACATTCTTGTTTTACTTTCCTAGAAAGCCTTCAGAAgactatgtaaattatacttgatGACATGAATTCCTTAGTTAATATCATTGTGCTTCAATTGCAATTACCAGTTGACGTGTGTCTGCTAAAAGGACACCTAGTGACTTAGCTACACAAATGTCACAATAGTCAGATAGTTGGAAACATCCTTCTGACACTGTAAGTTTCTTACTCGtactgtttttgtgtgtgaggaagatcaggcctgagctaacatccatgccaatcctcctctttttgctgaggaagattggccgtgggctaacatctgtgcccatgttcctctactatatatggatcgctgccacagcatggcttgacaagcagtgtgttggtgtgcgcctgggatccaaacctgcgaaccctgggctgccaaagcggagcatgcgcacttaactgctgccccACTCAGCCAGCCCGTTTTACTCGTATTTTTGTGATTATTCAATTGGCTATCTTTTTAAAGTTATAGtagattcaacattgtactggaaattctaatctatgtaataaaattatacagattggcaaaaaaataaaattgtgttatTTACAGATCACATGATAGTTTACATAGAATCTCctcttaaaatacaaaaagaaatgttaactagacttattgcggTGATCATTTCTCAATAGATACTGATattgaatcattaagttgtacacctgaaaataaactaaaatatagatgcaaaagaaaagttaagaatatATTTCAGAAGGTGACATGATTAAAAGATCAATACACATAAATCATTTATATTATTATGTAAAAAACAACCACAActggcaaataaaatatttaaaataccacttataataacatcaaaagcataaactacttagaaataaatataataaaaactgtgCAAGAGATACACACTGAAAATCACAAAACACtgcagagagaaattaaagacctaaataatggAGAGATATATCTCACTTGTAGATTGGAATGttctgttgatgcaaataatccataattaatCTATAAGTAAAAATTGAGATGAGTTCATTATGAGCCAGACCTAAGGACCATCTAGCCCGGGAGAGTGCCTTCATGAAGGAAGGTAGAactccaaagaagtgaggtgtacagagtggttatataccgtcttggaacaaagagcatacttcacatatgacaggaatatctctttcacAGTAGTCATGAGAtttctttgctggcacagcaggtcagtggtcataaGGTGAACTCAGCAGATCCATAATTAATTCTTAGTTTCTGGGAGGAGattcttatctttaaagaaaaaccaatatgGGGGGAAATTACATCCttgtctttaagggcatcattcttgcctttgggacattgtaaatgtttaaatcgGATGTATAATACATgcccaacaggccacatcagtcCTTTTTAGAAAAACAAGGCCAGGcctaattagttttaaaccaaatggttgCCTCGTATACTCTAATATATCCCATTGCTTTTTATTTAGTTATCAATTCAATACTAAGTTGTCAATTCTTTCTAAATTGATCAATAGTTTTAATGCCAGTCCCGTCAACATTTTAGCaagcttattttttcaaaaatcaataaactgattatagaatatatacacatataaaaaagACTTAGATTAGCCAACATCattttgagagaaaagaaaaattattgaatgATCTACACTACCTAATTTCAAGAGTTAATAAGAATTTATAGTACTCAAAACAATGTGTGGATCTAAGGATAACAAATAGATTAATGGCACAAAATAAAGAATCCAGAAATATATCCACTCAGGTATAGTCAGTGGATTTTTGAACAAAGGTACAAAGGTATTTCAATGGGGAATGTTGATGGAACAATTGAATATCTGTATAGCAAAATTTAACTTTAATTCCTACATCGCATCATACTCCAATACTCCAATATTAATTTGATGTGGATCATGGAACTAAATGTAAATACTAAATTTACAAGTCCTctagggaaaagaaaatagaagactgtCTTCATGATCTTGAGGTAaccaaagatttcttaggaaGGACAAAAAGGCATTAATTATGaaacaataaatacatattttttgtgtCATCATGTTTCAAAATGTGCACTCTTCAAAAATAGTGTTAAgataatgaaaaggcaagccacagactaggaaaaaCATTCCCATTAAGTAAATCTGACAagaacttgtattcagaatacataaagatcCTCCACAATTCACTGATTTAGCCgccaattaaattttaaaaaatcaaagatgtgaacagacacttcacaaaagaggatataaGAATATCCAATAATTACATGAAAAGAACTTCAGTACCTATAATTGTCAAGGAAATGCATATTTTAACTAAAATGGGATACTACTTCACAATCTCATCAATGGTAAGAATTAAAATGATTGACAGTGACAGTATGAGGCAACTGGATCCCTCATAATACACTACTTGATGGAATGTAAAATAATTCAACTACTTTGAAAACcggcattctttttcttaaaaagttacaatttcttaaaaatttatgacccaataattccacttTCAAGTATTTAACCTAGAGAAAAGAGGACAGATATCCACAAAGAAACTCAAATGTATATTAGCAGATTCATAGATAAACAAACTTTGATACATGCATATAACGGACTgctatgtagaaataaaaatgaacaagctACTCACACACcttaaatgaatctcaaaaacattatatgGAGATGGGACCCAACTTTCTGAATGGTAGAGTgattgataccaaacctcttaatctcaaactCCTGTGCCCGATGCACAGCAAGACAAACACAGAGACATTGGTacttggagaaggaaaaagatctATTcacattggccaaaacaagaaggcaggagCCTGTGTTCACTCAAATCCGCCTCTCCAAGAACAGAAAGGAGGTTTTTCTAGAGCTAAGGGGCTCAGCAGGAGAAGCTCCAGAGAAACAAGGGGGTCACTCCCTCTAAGCCCCTGGGCAGTCTAACTTCTGGGCTTCAATGGCTGCTGAGGGCGCCCATCCAGCTATCTAGTGATCTCAACATTCCCGAAGGCATTCTATTTCTTCTGCAAAACcagctcacaaatcctcaagacccctgagtcacccctcaagttaaacaggaaaacagcaaattggtttactatctacagtaaccctcagaCACTGGGCTTCATGGTGACCTCTCAAAACCCGCTCCTCCATGAAAGCAAGGAGAACACAGGCAAAAGTTATCTAAAACAACTTTTTCAGAATGCTGGAAATCAACCAAGGGCTGGCAGAATCTTAGAAGTATTTAGTCTGGAAAAGTGACAGAATCTTGCTAAAACAAGTGAGCTTCTTGGCAGTTTTTACTTGTCCTATTCCCACGCCCTCTCCCCAGCTGTATAGTAGCATTGAAAACTGGAATTGTGATCACGTGGTTTTGCACATTTGtcaaactgcacacttaaaatttgtacattttattgTGAGTAAATTTGTCTCCATAAATTAtgatttaaagataaattttgcTTTCCTCAGAGTCAAGCAGATCACATTACTCACTGGTTGTTTAATACTGAGGTACTGATTAAAAAACACAACACAGCACAATGTTATAAGGGCTCTTTCATACTAGAGATTAATGCAAACTGAAGGCTTAAACATTGAAAGCTAAAGTTTTCCTCAAACCCGTTCTTCACTAgaacttttttttaacaagtaCATCAAAAATGGAATCCAGAAAGCTATATGGTTTAtcttttatctcttctcttttctttgttcccaGTGTCACTGAAGCCTGGGgtgtggtggggggaggtggaaagaagaagaagaaggggagaaggaggaggaataggaggaagagaagggggagggggaagagaggtAGTCAGATGGAGAGTTTTAAACAGTGAACAGGGGTTGTCAAGGCAACTATTCATGGGCCTTCTCCGTGGAGACAGGGCCGCAAAGAGTGTTCACCCAGGTTGATGGGACCAATGAATTTCTAAATCTATCCATCACACACATTGCACAGTCTTTGAGAATTAGGTACACTGAAACATCAGTATAATAAGTAAAGATGATATTTCTATGTTGGTTAGGCAGTCTGAcataagcagaaagaagaaaacacatgaaacTCAAATCTAGGCACTATAGAAAAACCAAAGGACCAACAGCTGCATTTTCCAAGTTTTAGCCTAAAAGTCATGTCTTCTGTAATGCCTTATGGCTTGATTTTTTCCTGATCCTCTGTTCCATAAAGAGGGTCTAGTGGTTAGTTTAGTCCAAAAGTTTATGTGTAACAATTACAAACATACTAAGAAGCTTTTGActcctgggttttgtttttaaatatatgagaatAAGTAGGCAGTCAGCAGACTTAATAAGCCAAAATGTACTGACTTTAATACTGCTAGTTGGAGGGCCCCTGACCATTTCAGTATGTGAAAAGCAATCTCACGTCAATCACTTTCAATATAATATTGATCATCATTGCAATCCCATGTGCTAAAAACACTGCACATACTTGCATTTTTCTATCAGCGGAATTCTAAGCACTATGATAGGCAGTGTTGCAAATATGTTTGAAAAAAGGAATCTACAAATTGCATCACATGGAAAAACATCTAACCCATCTACCAATAACGTTAACACTAGTTTTAATGTTCTTATTGTGGTATAAATAGCATATAGCATCACTGCCTAAACTAGGAGTTTGCAAATAAAATGAGCAGTGGATAAGCAAggaatttaatgttactgagtaAATGTACAGTGGACTGCAGTAGCTATTGTAGAGTAAGATTTCTTCTGATAATTCATGACCCCACCCTTACcaccaacatacacacacaaaggcaAATACATACACCTCTACACAATGAAGTTTTGAGCCATTTCAGGTAATAGCTGTCCTTTCTAAAGAGACAGAGCCTTGCCTGTAATGCAATCATCCTAAAAGTATGCAAACTTGAGACCATCATGTGAAAAGTCTgtgaaagagaataaatgaatccataatgagagaggaaatgagagacagagagataaagagacagagagacagagagagagacatggtGGCACAGAGAATTCCAGGTCTATGTTAGTTTGAATTAACTTTGTGTCATTCACTGAAAAGGTCCTGAAGACTCTATTACTATATGTTGAAATCACATTTACTTTATGTAAAATGAAAGATATAGGACACCGAAATATCATCTGCTTATTAAAACGTTTTGTTTCAAAGAAGATAGGacatcttgttttaaaaagaatagaaCACTATCCAACAGATCATCCAGCCGGATATAAGataacttttcttttctaatattaactttttgaaattgtgGTTATTGAATACTTTCAGTTCCAGATGCCAGAAGCAACATTTTGTCTTCCCACACCCTGTGCCTTCCATTggagtgattctttttttttaattaatttatttattttattgatgttttcatagtttttaacattgtgaaatcttgggttgtacatttttgtggaatgattcttttttaatctgaaaacTTTTATTGATGATTATAAAGACATGGAGGCAAAGTTAGATATTAAGAGGTTTATTTTCTCAAGGAGTGCTCAGTCTATGTTAGGAAACATTACACAGCATTTCTGTGATTTGTTTCTGTGACTAAGAGCTTGATTAGTGTTGCAATATCTTTAGAATCACAGGAATGGGCATGTGTAACTGTTTGGGAAGGATGAAGAAGGGTTAGGGACAATCAAAAAGGAGATTATATTTGTGCTGTGTCTTAAAATGTGAAGAGCTCTCCATAAAAATAACTACAAGATGGACAAAAACCATTGGATTAGCAAAAAAATTATGTGTTTTTAATACACAGTGCCTGAAAAGCAGAGTAAAAGAGGATTAAATTGTAAGATCTGGGTTTAATTTCTTATCAAAAACCATAGGCTGTAGCTGAAAGCAAAATTATTCCTTAGTCTCTTTTAAATGGCTACTTTTCGATTAGGATGACAATCAGTCTTTCGATGAGAAAGGGATATAGTAGGATCACACTTAGTATATTTTACTGAATTCTGACCAGTTTAAAACATTCATGTTCACATGTCAGTGGTCACTGTAAAGAAAATCCAGTCCTACTGGGGAGATATCCCAGTTATGAAAATACTGGTCAAACCAGGGGAAAGCTTCAAAGTTGTTACAATCAAATTGCAACCAGCAGTAAAATAGAGAGGTATGGTTAACTGCTAAGGCATCAGGGAAAAGatatccatcttttttttttttttttttatgtttcaacatatgaattttttttatttatttatttttttaattttttaattttttgtttattgcagtaacattggtttataacattgtaaaaatttcaggtgtacatcattgtacttctatttctgcatggactacatcatgttcaccaccaaaatactaattacaacccatcaccacacacatgtactgaattatccctttcaccctcctccctccccccttcccctctggtaaccaccaatccaatctctgtccctatgtgtttgtttattgttgttattatctactacttcttGCTCTAGCTCTTTAAGTGTAAACTGCTTACCCATTCAAAGATCAAGCCACATGACACTTTATTTTCAGAGATTATGAAGAATTCCTCTTTTCTAAGCCCCAGAAACTTCCATTCCATGATCCTTGGTGTTTTTGCTCTGTGATTCCCCCTTGCATTTACCCTGTGGTTTGTTCCCATTACTCCCTCAGCGGTCTAGATCACTTGTCTAGGTTAGAAACACTTGACTTCAGCACTTCTAACCAGGATTTAGTTCTGATGTTTCTCTCTAGTTCACTGGGGACAAGAGGCAGTCTCTAAGCCCTGTTTCAGTCCTCTGGCCATATTCTAGTTCAGTCTACTCCCTATCTCCTGTCCTCTGTCAGTTACATGCACCACCAACCACTGAGGGAGTCACCGAATGGGGGACAAAATGGGGTCATTCCTCCTGCCACTCAGTATTTTCTCTTTCAGCTGCTTTTAGACTGGGTTTTATACCTCTGAACAGGGAGTTGAAATgtgatatttgtttattttcaagcATAGAGGTTCTGTGGAATAAATGGGATTTATACAGAGTGATCATATTCCTCAGGATGCTTAGGACATTTGGTCCAACTccactatcaaaaaaataaaagaaacctcaTGACAGAATGAAATGGAGCCCGGGTCAGTGGAGGTGGGTTTGGTCACTTCTAGGTTCCCTCAGAGTCCTTAATCCCATGCTTTGATGATTCTAAGTACAAAAGTAAAAAGAGATTGCATTAAAAATTTTACCTAAGGAAGCTTTGACCTCCTTGTTTCTCAGACTGTAGATGAGAGGATTCAACATTTGGATGACCACTGTATAAAACACAGATACCACTTTGTCTTGGTCCATTGAGTAGCTGGAGCTGGGGCGCAGATACATGAACAGGATTGTGCCAAAGAAGATGGTGACCACCATCAAGTGGGAAGCACAGGTGGAAAAGGCTTTGCGCCTCCCCTCAGCAGAATGGATCCTCAAGATGGCAATGAGGACGTAGAGATAAGAAATTACAATAATCACAAGGCAGCTCAGCtcattaaaactggcaaaagcaaAAATGACAATCTCATTGACATGTGTATCAGAACAAGAGAGTTTCAGGAGGGGTGGAGTGTCACAGAAAAAGTGGTTGATGACATTTGAGTGGCAGAAAGACAGTTGGAAGGTGAAGCCAGTGTGAATGGCAGCATTCATAAAGCCTGCAAGGTATGTGGCCAACACCAGGAGGACGTTAAGATGGGGGGACATAGTGACTGTGTAAAGGAGAGGCTTGCAAATGGCCACGTaacggtcataggccatcacggCCAACAGGAAGCCCTCAatgccagcaaaggaaccaaaaaaGAAGAATTGTGAGGCACATTCATTAAATGAAATGACTGGGTTCTCCACCCACAAATTCACTAGCATCTTAGGGCTAACAACAGAAGAATAACAAAAGTCAACAAGGGACAAGTTACTGAGGAAAAAGTACATTGGAGTGTGGAGACGTGGGTCAGTCTTGATTAATAGGATCATGCCAAGATTGCCAAGCACAGTGATCATATAGACAACTAGAAACACCAGAAAAAGAAGGCACTGTAGCTCTGGATGATCCCTGAATCCCAGGAGAATAAATTCAGTCACTGTTGTGTGGTTGCTCATACCTTTGTCTCAGAATGGATGATTCATTTGCTAGGATAAGAAAGAAACCGAGAAAGTAAATTGTACaaaaaaataccagaaaaatcaTAATTCATTCTCTGCTAAAAGTAAGATTACTTCTAAGACGTCCTGACAACATGTGTATTAAacctctttattttcttattatagtAAAAAGAAGACAAGAGTCCTTAAGTTAACTCAgtaatctattttatttaaaaatgaatgtgtgtgtgtgtgtgtgtgtgtgtgtgtggcgggggtgATGATCAACTGCTATTTGTCCATATCCTAACTTAACTCCCACCTTTTCTCTCATCCTCCCTTGATCCTTTTTCTTTCACCATTTATCATAGAATCCAATTCCTTTGCATTTGCCTTGGCAATTAAACATCTGATACCGTTGAATATATTA encodes the following:
- the LOC131395118 gene encoding olfactory receptor 5AP2-like, with the translated sequence MSNHTTVTEFILLGFRDHPELQCLLFLVFLVVYMITVLGNLGMILLIKTDPRLHTPMYFFLSNLSLVDFCYSSVVSPKMLVNLWVENPVISFNECASQFFFFGSFAGIEGFLLAVMAYDRYVAICKPLLYTVTMSPHLNVLLVLATYLAGFMNAAIHTGFTFQLSFCHSNVINHFFCDTPPLLKLSCSDTHVNEIVIFAFASFNELSCLVIIVISYLYVLIAILRIHSAEGRRKAFSTCASHLMVVTIFFGTILFMYLRPSSSYSMDQDKVVSVFYTVVIQMLNPLIYSLRNKEVKASLGKIFNAISFYFCT